The proteins below are encoded in one region of Alistipes indistinctus YIT 12060:
- a CDS encoding HAD family hydrolase has protein sequence MTPIRNIVFDLGGVLIDYDLQRSIDAFRALGFMQIDQYINPYRQSGVFLQLEEGKVEPRAVYDLVDREVGHHVDERKIDAAWCSFLIDIPDYKLDMLLDLRRKGYRVFMLSNTNTIMFEWMKKNVFTKQGLTVDAYFDRLFLSYEMKLAKPGEAIFRTMLADGDMRPGETLLIDDGEANVEAASRLGLQAYLARPREDFRPIFAEYPLDPHFKNIEL, from the coding sequence ATGACACCAATCCGGAATATAGTATTCGATTTGGGCGGAGTGCTGATCGATTATGATCTTCAGCGCTCCATCGACGCGTTTCGTGCATTAGGTTTTATGCAAATCGATCAGTACATTAACCCCTACCGCCAATCCGGCGTTTTCCTGCAACTCGAAGAGGGCAAGGTCGAACCTCGGGCCGTTTACGATCTGGTCGATCGCGAGGTCGGCCATCATGTCGATGAGCGGAAGATCGATGCCGCCTGGTGCAGTTTTCTGATCGACATTCCCGACTACAAACTCGATATGCTGCTTGATTTGCGCAGGAAAGGATACCGGGTTTTCATGCTGAGCAATACGAACACGATCATGTTCGAATGGATGAAAAAAAATGTTTTCACCAAACAGGGCTTGACGGTGGATGCCTATTTCGACCGCTTATTCCTCTCCTATGAGATGAAATTGGCCAAACCCGGGGAGGCCATCTTCCGGACCATGCTCGCCGATGGAGATATGCGACCCGGCGAAACCCTGTTGATCGATGACGGCGAAGCCAATGTGGAAGCGGCGTCCCGGTTGGGGCTACAGGCCTATTTGGCACGTCCGCGGGAGGATTTTCGTCCGATTTTTGCCGAATATCCCTTAGATCCACACTTTAAAAATATCGAGCTATGA
- a CDS encoding LVIVD repeat-containing protein, with product MRITTNLFAAVGAVLTMASCGQNRPASVPQVEILTNDSIAYCESVLADGDRLLVCNFGTDELNPLNTEGKGYVLEWKDGTFRTLIPADGNLSGPKGTLIKDAHLFIADVGKMVVYNLDTLSQAPQVVPFPEGELFVNDMALAGDTLYVTVTNTGNIYSLDVSAPSKLDPQALTLYTNVPGANGIVLRDDVMYVASYPPDGVTTDKNVIYEIGDIRMPHPAPLTDRAGQYDGLALSGDGQRLYFTSWVNGEVGYWDFQNRSVQLLDLADVELSGPARIALRDGVLYIPDLPASRIVIVR from the coding sequence ATGAGAATTACAACGAACCTGTTTGCAGCAGTTGGAGCCGTGCTGACGATGGCTTCCTGCGGGCAGAACCGGCCGGCGTCCGTTCCCCAAGTGGAGATTTTGACAAACGATAGCATAGCCTATTGCGAAAGCGTGTTGGCTGACGGAGACCGCTTATTGGTATGCAACTTCGGTACCGACGAACTCAATCCACTCAATACCGAAGGCAAAGGCTATGTGCTCGAATGGAAGGACGGTACTTTCCGTACGCTGATTCCTGCCGACGGTAATCTTTCAGGTCCCAAAGGGACGCTGATTAAAGATGCCCATCTGTTTATCGCCGATGTGGGTAAAATGGTGGTCTATAACCTGGACACCCTCTCTCAGGCACCCCAGGTCGTTCCGTTCCCGGAGGGCGAACTTTTCGTCAACGACATGGCGTTGGCCGGCGATACGCTTTATGTGACGGTGACCAATACGGGTAACATTTATTCTCTGGATGTATCCGCCCCTTCGAAGCTGGATCCGCAGGCGCTTACGCTGTATACGAATGTGCCGGGGGCGAACGGGATTGTCTTGCGTGACGATGTGATGTATGTAGCTTCTTACCCGCCCGACGGCGTGACGACCGATAAGAACGTAATTTATGAGATCGGGGATATTCGCATGCCTCACCCCGCTCCGCTGACCGACCGGGCCGGGCAGTACGACGGTCTGGCACTGAGCGGCGACGGCCAGCGGCTCTATTTTACCAGTTGGGTCAATGGCGAGGTCGGTTATTGGGATTTCCAGAACCGAAGCGTACAATTGCTTGATTTGGCCGATGTTGAATTGTCCGGTCCTGCGCGGATCGCGTTGCGTGACGGCGTACTCTATATTCC
- a CDS encoding DUF4492 domain-containing protein has protein sequence MAHTNWAYRVYRFYADGFRSMTLGRTLWAVILIKLFIMFAILRLFFFPDILGRFQNDIQKGEYVRERFIEVKP, from the coding sequence ATGGCACATACGAACTGGGCATACCGGGTTTACCGCTTCTATGCGGACGGATTTCGCAGCATGACGCTGGGGCGCACGCTCTGGGCCGTGATCCTGATCAAGCTGTTCATCATGTTCGCCATCCTGCGGCTTTTCTTTTTTCCCGACATCCTCGGCCGGTTCCAAAACGACATTCAGAAGGGGGAGTATGTCCGGGAACGCTTTATCGAAGTAAAACCATAA